A genomic stretch from Candidatus Thiothrix anitrata includes:
- the lpxL gene encoding LpxL/LpxP family Kdo(2)-lipid IV(A) lauroyl/palmitoleoyl acyltransferase — protein sequence MERISGKQFMHPRFWPTWLGLGCLWLVTKLPWAVQMWLGKMIGLSMFHALPRRRLISCINLELAFPNTTVDERYQINRDHFISLGKGVFEAALSWWGNAEKLTQRTTLEGLEHVLTAHERGGVVLLSAHFTSLELGGRLLAQQLPLHVVYRPHQNPLIEWRTARLRSKRYGKAIPRDDIRAMLRSLHQGHVVWYAQDQNFGHKNSVFAPFFGIPAATNTATSRISKLGHAQVVPFFTLRTETGYLLRFLPALENFPSDSMLADTTLINHIIEQQVREFPAQYLWTHRRFKDRPEGGNRYDAYLKESSCKSQ from the coding sequence GTGGAAAGAATTTCTGGCAAACAATTTATGCACCCGCGCTTCTGGCCTACTTGGCTCGGTTTGGGATGTTTATGGCTCGTCACCAAACTGCCTTGGGCGGTGCAAATGTGGCTCGGCAAAATGATCGGGCTATCCATGTTCCACGCGCTACCGCGACGGCGTTTAATCAGCTGCATCAATTTGGAACTGGCTTTCCCCAACACCACTGTCGATGAACGTTATCAAATCAATCGTGACCATTTCATTTCCTTAGGAAAAGGCGTGTTTGAAGCGGCTCTCAGTTGGTGGGGAAATGCTGAAAAACTCACACAACGCACCACACTGGAAGGTTTAGAACACGTTCTGACGGCACACGAACGTGGCGGGGTAGTCTTACTCAGTGCGCATTTTACCAGTTTGGAACTCGGTGGTCGTTTACTCGCACAACAGTTACCATTGCATGTGGTGTACCGTCCGCATCAAAATCCCCTGATTGAATGGCGTACTGCCCGTTTACGGAGCAAACGTTACGGCAAAGCCATTCCACGTGATGATATTCGCGCCATGTTACGCAGCCTGCACCAAGGACATGTGGTGTGGTACGCGCAAGATCAAAATTTTGGGCACAAAAACAGCGTATTCGCGCCATTTTTTGGTATTCCGGCAGCGACAAACACCGCCACCAGTCGCATTAGCAAACTCGGTCACGCGCAAGTTGTCCCCTTTTTCACGTTGCGTACTGAAACAGGTTATTTGCTGCGTTTTCTACCCGCTCTTGAAAATTTCCCCAGCGACTCCATGCTCGCAGACACGACATTAATCAATCACATCATTGAGCAACAGGTTCGCGAGTTCCCCGCCCAATATTTGTGGACTCATCGCCGCTTTAAGGACAGACCCGAAGGCGGCAACCGTTACGACGCTTATCTTAAGGAATCTTCATGCAAATCGCAGTAA
- a CDS encoding FAD-dependent oxidoreductase, with amino-acid sequence MNVDVLIVGGGIAGLWLLAELRAAGVNALLATDELGKGQTIASQGIIHGGTKYALTGKLTGATLAIGDMPRIWRSALNGEGAVDLKRVNILTESQLLWTSGGIGSRLTGFFASKAMKSRMEAVPNHAYPELFQTDAFHGGLYRLDEPVLDVPSLLMALREQLAEALMQVDVARSHLRLRDGKYYYEAVLSDGTVVDVMAQQIVLTAGAGNEALLASTAISQRMQRRPLQMVMMRGDMPMAYAHALGMSDKPRATITSHKDSQGKTVWYIGGQPAEQGVGKSPSEVIAAARHELTELLPWVDFSDTEWATWDVDRAEMAQSDGGRPDQPGVTHVENVIVAWPTKLAFAPMLARQLLESFAPFTPCGGRVGDGGVFALPPVATPIWDQVTWNTY; translated from the coding sequence ATGAACGTCGATGTGCTGATCGTCGGTGGCGGCATCGCAGGATTGTGGTTGCTGGCGGAATTGCGTGCGGCGGGTGTGAACGCACTGCTGGCGACGGATGAACTGGGTAAGGGTCAAACCATTGCTTCCCAAGGGATTATTCACGGTGGTACGAAATACGCGCTGACGGGTAAACTGACTGGGGCAACGCTGGCGATTGGCGATATGCCACGCATTTGGCGCAGCGCACTCAATGGCGAGGGTGCGGTTGATCTTAAGCGCGTCAATATTTTGACGGAATCACAATTATTGTGGACTTCCGGCGGTATTGGTTCACGTTTAACCGGATTTTTTGCCAGCAAAGCGATGAAAAGTCGCATGGAAGCCGTGCCGAATCACGCTTACCCCGAATTATTTCAAACGGATGCCTTTCATGGTGGACTGTATCGTTTGGATGAGCCGGTGTTGGATGTGCCTTCGCTGTTGATGGCGTTGCGTGAACAGTTGGCGGAAGCGTTGATGCAGGTTGATGTTGCCCGTTCGCACTTGCGACTGCGGGATGGTAAGTATTATTACGAGGCTGTGTTGTCCGATGGCACGGTGGTGGATGTCATGGCACAACAGATTGTGCTGACGGCGGGAGCGGGTAATGAGGCATTGTTGGCTTCCACTGCGATTAGCCAACGGATGCAGCGTCGCCCGCTACAAATGGTGATGATGCGCGGCGATATGCCGATGGCTTATGCCCACGCGTTGGGAATGAGTGACAAGCCACGCGCTACGATTACCTCGCACAAAGATTCGCAGGGGAAAACCGTTTGGTATATCGGCGGGCAACCAGCGGAACAGGGTGTCGGTAAATCGCCCTCCGAGGTGATTGCCGCTGCCCGTCACGAATTGACCGAGTTGTTACCGTGGGTCGATTTTAGCGATACCGAATGGGCAACGTGGGATGTTGACCGTGCGGAAATGGCGCAATCCGACGGTGGTCGCCCCGACCAGCCCGGTGTGACTCATGTGGAAAATGTGATAGTGGCATGGCCTACTAAGCTGGCTTTTGCCCCGATGTTGGCACGTCAGTTGTTAGAATCTTTTGCTCCCTTCACCCCTTGCGGGGGAAGGGTTGGGGATGGGGGGGTATTTGCGCTTCCCCCCGTCGCCACTCCAATCTGGGATCAGGTCACATGGAACACGTATTAA
- a CDS encoding glycosyltransferase family 4 protein yields MKDVVNQYNLADRVIFAGQQDDVVPWLQAMDIFVLPSYGNEGVPQTLIQAMLCELIVVSTPVGSIAELVRHGVTGFLTPPKDSDELSCLLNRLLLNTIEKNKLQLKAENLFYLIMDLRLC; encoded by the coding sequence GTGAAAGATGTGGTTAATCAGTATAATTTAGCTGATAGAGTTATTTTTGCAGGACAACAAGATGATGTTGTACCTTGGTTGCAAGCGATGGATATATTTGTATTGCCATCTTATGGGAATGAAGGTGTTCCACAAACATTAATTCAAGCGATGTTGTGTGAGTTAATTGTTGTTTCAACTCCTGTGGGAAGTATTGCAGAGTTAGTACGTCATGGAGTTACAGGCTTCTTAACTCCACCTAAAGACAGTGATGAGTTAAGTTGTTTATTGAATAGGTTGCTGCTGAATACAATAGAAAAAAACAAATTGCAACTCAAGGCCGAGAATTTGTTTTATCTAATCATGGATTTACGTCTATGTTGA
- a CDS encoding glycosyltransferase, with the protein MTRRLIYLHCLSFPSESGQTIQVLRDYYAMLKHDFEIHLFYLLEKENVVAVDMKQELSKFGLAENSSFHLHGITGKHKSRGNLIDLATGLLRVNDILIVRTMDHALDALKIRNKVKKTKVLMELHETAIPHLIYFENKRWLRGYISYWRERYIFSRVNALICTAQPQADLLDKLFSKHATKLVLPNAVPDEWLSKKSDIMTQCNDSSFHLRYAGQFSKWKNTEILFEALSLLPDNFILDLAGGKSCDQSLTAIYINDLATKYKVNDRVNYVGVLQPTSVIEFISSANLLLLPLGNNVQSMYFTSPMKIFEYAISGVAAIIASQPTTRSLVSKSQVAFFDGNSAKSLAAKINYLYLNPDLRLELAKNFFLWVRLFL; encoded by the coding sequence ATGACTAGACGATTGATTTATTTGCATTGTCTTTCATTTCCCTCTGAATCAGGTCAGACAATACAAGTTTTACGTGATTATTATGCTATGCTCAAACATGATTTTGAGATTCATCTTTTTTATTTATTGGAAAAAGAAAATGTTGTTGCTGTAGATATGAAGCAGGAGTTGTCGAAATTTGGGTTGGCAGAAAATTCAAGTTTTCATCTTCATGGCATCACAGGCAAGCATAAAAGTCGTGGTAATCTGATAGATTTAGCAACTGGTTTGTTAAGAGTCAATGATATTTTAATTGTAAGAACAATGGATCATGCATTGGATGCTTTAAAAATTCGTAATAAAGTAAAAAAGACTAAAGTTTTAATGGAATTGCATGAGACGGCAATTCCACACCTTATTTATTTTGAAAACAAGCGTTGGCTTCGCGGGTATATTAGCTACTGGCGTGAAAGGTATATTTTTTCACGAGTTAATGCACTGATCTGTACAGCACAACCTCAGGCTGATCTTTTAGATAAACTGTTTTCAAAACATGCAACTAAGCTTGTTTTACCGAATGCAGTGCCGGATGAATGGTTGAGCAAGAAATCAGACATTATGACGCAGTGTAATGACTCTTCGTTTCATTTGCGCTATGCCGGACAGTTTTCAAAGTGGAAAAATACAGAAATCTTATTTGAAGCATTGTCACTTCTTCCTGATAATTTTATTTTAGATTTAGCAGGTGGTAAAAGTTGCGATCAAAGTTTGACCGCAATATACATAAATGACCTTGCTACAAAGTATAAAGTGAATGATAGAGTGAATTATGTTGGCGTTTTACAACCGACATCTGTTATAGAATTTATATCTTCTGCTAACTTATTGTTATTGCCATTGGGAAATAACGTACAATCCATGTATTTCACATCCCCAATGAAAATCTTTGAATATGCAATAAGTGGTGTTGCTGCAATAATTGCATCCCAACCAACTACACGTAGTCTTGTTTCAAAGAGTCAGGTTGCTTTTTTTGATGGAAATTCCGCTAAATCATTAGCGGCTAAGATTAATTATTTATACTTAAATCCTGATTTAAGGTTGGAACTGGCTAAGAATTTCTTCTTATGGGTGCGTCTTTTCTTATAA
- a CDS encoding PIN domain-containing protein — protein sequence MSVRAFVDTNILVYSRDKSEEAKQAIALDWLSVLWQQRSGRISSQTLNEFYVTVTQRLKPGLSRPEAQADIRSLLLWNPIAVDGTVIENAWLIQERYSFSWWDSLILSAAQIQDCRYVLSEDMQHGQQIGNMTIINPFLSNISILDA from the coding sequence ATGAGCGTTAGGGCGTTCGTTGACACCAATATTCTGGTTTACTCACGGGATAAATCGGAAGAAGCCAAACAAGCTATTGCGCTAGATTGGCTCAGTGTATTGTGGCAACAGCGTTCGGGTAGAATCAGCTCCCAAACCCTGAATGAGTTTTACGTCACCGTGACGCAACGCCTCAAACCCGGATTGAGCCGCCCCGAAGCACAAGCGGATATACGCAGCTTGTTACTGTGGAATCCTATCGCGGTTGATGGCACCGTTATCGAAAATGCGTGGTTGATTCAAGAACGCTATAGCTTTTCCTGGTGGGATTCGCTGATCCTGTCGGCGGCACAAATTCAGGATTGCCGCTACGTCCTGAGCGAAGATATGCAGCACGGGCAACAAATCGGCAACATGACCATCATTAACCCATTCCTTAGCAATATCTCCATTTTGGACGCATAA
- a CDS encoding CopG family transcriptional regulator, which yields MKNVTVSLEDEVAQWVRVWAAKQNTSISQVLSNLLRNRMQEENGYQAAMQQFLARTPKALKPKAERYPSRESLYER from the coding sequence ATGAAAAACGTAACAGTTTCACTTGAAGATGAAGTTGCTCAATGGGTTCGGGTTTGGGCTGCCAAGCAGAACACCAGTATTTCACAAGTATTGAGCAACTTATTACGCAACAGAATGCAGGAAGAAAATGGCTACCAAGCCGCTATGCAGCAATTCCTTGCGCGTACACCCAAGGCATTGAAGCCCAAAGCCGAACGTTACCCCAGCCGGGAATCGCTCTATGAGCGTTAG
- a CDS encoding FKBP-type peptidyl-prolyl cis-trans isomerase, protein MQIAVNTVVTMTYTLTNPQGVVLDQADTDHPFVYLHGANNIIPGLENALVGKQATDSAVVNVTAEDAYGERDERLTQQIPREMFGDVPAEQLVVGAQFQAQTNGGIEVITITAADETTITIDANHPLAGVALTFDVTIMDVRAATDEEMAHGHVHSHGSCGHAH, encoded by the coding sequence ATGCAAATCGCAGTAAACACCGTTGTCACCATGACTTACACCCTTACTAACCCTCAGGGCGTGGTACTGGATCAAGCGGATACCGATCACCCTTTCGTGTACCTGCACGGTGCCAACAACATTATTCCGGGCTTGGAAAATGCATTAGTGGGTAAACAAGCCACCGATAGTGCAGTGGTTAATGTAACTGCTGAAGACGCTTACGGGGAGCGGGATGAGCGTTTAACTCAACAAATTCCACGCGAAATGTTTGGCGATGTGCCTGCCGAACAATTGGTTGTGGGGGCGCAATTCCAAGCGCAAACCAACGGTGGAATTGAGGTGATTACCATCACCGCAGCGGATGAGACTACGATTACCATTGACGCAAATCACCCGCTGGCAGGCGTTGCACTGACATTTGATGTCACTATTATGGATGTCCGCGCCGCTACTGATGAGGAAATGGCTCACGGTCACGTGCATAGCCACGGCAGTTGCGGACACGCCCACTAA
- a CDS encoding aldo/keto reductase → MEHVLTQRRPVAQTGITISPLGLGTVKFGRNQGVKYPQGFELPSDNEVRDLLALGFDLGINLLDTAPAYGLSEERIGKLLPNSRHEWVIETKVGERFIDGESSFDFSAVGTRTSVENSLRLLKTDYLDMVLIHSDGDDVRILREEAVLDTLLQMREEGWVRAVGISSKTVDGALLAYELGCDVVMAAYSPLYTDELPVLESAAAQGRGLLVKKAFASGHLDKLGGKNPVEYALDFIFSQPGATSVVLGTINPKHLRENVAVASEILADNVKTEERKLRIVHTESSCGWGGQEIRILTEAKGMQGRGHYVHLLCVQDSAIYKEAIKRNIPVTALPIAKKTLNGIFSIRQWLKKNTVDIVNTHSSTDSWLVALARLGINIPIVRTRHISSPIPQNIATRWLYTKGSDFIITTGERLRLDVINSTGVTSDRIKSIPTGVDEYKFIPGDKVAARQLLQLPNNAVIIGIVATIRTWKGHVYLIEALAKLQYENVYLLIVDDAQQGKCERCG, encoded by the coding sequence ATGGAACACGTATTAACTCAACGCCGCCCCGTTGCCCAAACTGGTATTACTATTAGCCCGCTGGGGTTGGGTACGGTCAAGTTTGGGCGCAATCAGGGCGTGAAATATCCCCAAGGTTTTGAGTTGCCTTCTGATAATGAAGTGCGTGACTTGTTGGCGTTGGGTTTTGATTTGGGCATTAATCTGCTCGATACCGCACCTGCTTACGGCTTGAGTGAGGAACGTATTGGCAAGTTGTTGCCCAATTCACGCCACGAATGGGTAATTGAAACCAAAGTGGGGGAACGTTTTATTGACGGCGAGTCCAGCTTTGACTTTAGTGCCGTCGGGACGCGCACGAGCGTGGAAAACAGTTTGCGCCTGCTGAAAACCGATTATCTCGATATGGTGCTGATCCATTCGGATGGCGATGATGTGCGGATTTTGCGTGAAGAGGCAGTGCTGGATACCTTGTTGCAGATGCGTGAGGAAGGTTGGGTGCGGGCTGTCGGGATTTCTTCTAAAACGGTCGATGGTGCGTTACTAGCGTATGAATTGGGTTGTGATGTGGTGATGGCGGCTTATAGCCCTTTATATACTGACGAATTGCCGGTATTGGAATCAGCAGCAGCACAAGGGCGTGGGCTTTTAGTAAAAAAAGCCTTTGCCAGTGGTCATCTCGACAAACTGGGTGGTAAGAACCCGGTGGAGTACGCGCTGGATTTCATTTTTTCCCAGCCGGGTGCAACCAGTGTGGTATTGGGGACAATCAACCCAAAGCATTTGCGGGAGAATGTGGCGGTGGCAAGTGAAATACTTGCTGATAATGTGAAAACAGAAGAACGAAAGCTTAGGATTGTGCATACAGAGTCTTCTTGTGGTTGGGGTGGACAGGAAATTCGTATTTTGACTGAAGCTAAAGGAATGCAGGGTAGGGGGCATTATGTGCATTTACTGTGTGTACAGGATTCTGCTATTTATAAAGAAGCGATTAAACGAAATATACCCGTCACTGCTTTACCTATTGCTAAAAAAACATTGAATGGTATTTTTTCCATTCGGCAATGGCTGAAAAAAAATACTGTAGATATTGTTAATACCCATAGTTCGACCGATAGTTGGTTGGTTGCATTAGCTAGGTTAGGTATAAATATTCCAATTGTGCGTACTCGACATATTTCCTCTCCAATCCCTCAAAATATAGCAACACGTTGGTTGTATACAAAAGGTTCCGATTTTATTATAACAACCGGTGAGCGATTGCGTTTGGATGTGATCAATAGCACAGGTGTTACGTCAGATCGCATTAAATCAATTCCAACGGGTGTGGATGAATATAAATTTATTCCGGGCGATAAAGTAGCAGCTCGTCAATTACTTCAGTTACCCAATAATGCCGTAATTATCGGAATCGTGGCTACAATTCGTACTTGGAAAGGGCACGTATATCTCATTGAGGCATTAGCTAAACTCCAGTATGAGAATGTTTATCTGCTTATCGTAGATGATGCGCAACAGGGAAAATGTGAAAGATGTGGTTAA
- the tpx gene encoding thiol peroxidase has translation MATITLQGNPLETVGTLPAVGTAAPAFTLVKTDLSEVGLSDFAGKTVILNIFPSIDTGVCATSTRRFNEIASSNDNVAVLCISADLPFAHGRFCGAEGLENVVSLSNFRNPAFGNDYGVTITSGVLAGLLSRAVVVIKDGNVVYTEQVPEIVQEPNYDAALAAI, from the coding sequence ATGGCAACGATTACTTTACAAGGCAACCCGCTAGAAACTGTTGGCACACTGCCTGCGGTTGGCACAGCAGCTCCGGCATTTACCTTGGTTAAAACCGATTTATCCGAAGTCGGTTTAAGCGATTTCGCTGGAAAAACCGTTATTTTAAACATCTTCCCCAGCATTGATACCGGCGTTTGCGCAACATCCACGCGCCGTTTCAACGAAATCGCCAGCAGCAATGACAACGTAGCTGTGCTGTGTATTTCCGCTGACTTACCGTTTGCACACGGGCGTTTCTGCGGGGCGGAAGGCTTGGAAAACGTGGTTTCCCTGTCTAATTTCCGCAATCCTGCATTTGGCAACGATTATGGCGTAACCATTACTAGCGGCGTATTGGCAGGCTTATTATCACGCGCTGTGGTTGTGATCAAAGATGGCAACGTAGTTTATACCGAACAAGTACCTGAGATTGTTCAAGAACCTAATTACGATGCGGCATTGGCAGCGATTTAA
- a CDS encoding O-antigen ligase family protein codes for MNISLSRVMLRFSTDDVIFGILLFLVFCLPISEAGKNIAALLLLVFKVFSYLVRKSYNYQFYFVDFLLLLFFLMAALSVIFSYPYPNAWRELKDVFMYLSLAWVIIHSIFSKKQIIILLIVLLVSTVFGMLDGLWKWKVTHEKIFFELHSVGFTTQTAIYMAIISCWSLVFSFVLWFKKSFPLALLVSVSAAFSVFVLLIGESRGAVLAFFTGSIFGMFWIYRKFLHTVKARVMTLFALIALITVPFLFNPYIIDKTVSKFQAGGITSISSGRDLIANVSLAAFNEYLWLGVGAGNHGKITEDDVKSWFIISGREYIESDYIYKYHPHNLFLGTMAERGLLGFIALLGLLIFWGWVVFRFSPESDSNQDYWGAWILSISALSVVIVAGLFNTTLHHEHGQLAMLGFGVFFSILKRDGVI; via the coding sequence GTGAATATTTCCTTAAGTCGGGTTATGCTAAGATTCAGTACTGATGATGTCATCTTTGGGATTCTACTTTTTTTGGTTTTTTGTTTGCCTATTTCTGAGGCTGGTAAGAATATTGCGGCATTGCTACTGTTAGTATTTAAAGTCTTTTCTTATTTAGTACGTAAGTCATATAATTATCAATTTTATTTTGTGGATTTTTTACTTTTGTTGTTTTTTCTCATGGCAGCATTAAGTGTGATTTTTTCTTATCCCTATCCTAATGCGTGGAGAGAGTTGAAAGATGTATTTATGTACCTTTCCCTTGCATGGGTGATTATTCACTCAATCTTCTCAAAAAAACAAATTATTATTTTACTAATAGTGTTGTTAGTGTCGACAGTTTTTGGGATGCTAGATGGTCTTTGGAAATGGAAGGTAACTCACGAAAAAATATTTTTTGAATTACACTCTGTTGGATTTACTACGCAAACAGCTATTTATATGGCAATAATTTCATGTTGGTCACTTGTTTTTAGTTTTGTGTTGTGGTTTAAGAAAAGTTTCCCACTTGCATTATTAGTATCAGTTTCTGCTGCATTTTCGGTTTTTGTGTTGTTAATTGGAGAGAGTAGAGGTGCTGTATTAGCCTTTTTTACTGGTTCTATTTTTGGTATGTTTTGGATATACCGGAAATTTCTTCATACGGTCAAAGCAAGAGTAATGACGTTATTTGCTTTGATTGCCTTGATTACTGTCCCATTTTTATTTAATCCTTATATTATAGATAAAACTGTATCAAAATTTCAGGCTGGAGGTATTACCTCTATTAGTTCAGGAAGAGATTTGATTGCAAATGTTTCATTAGCAGCATTTAATGAATATTTATGGTTAGGAGTTGGGGCTGGTAATCATGGAAAAATTACAGAAGATGACGTAAAATCATGGTTCATAATTTCGGGTAGAGAATATATTGAATCTGACTATATCTATAAATATCACCCGCACAATCTTTTTTTAGGGACAATGGCTGAACGAGGTTTGTTGGGCTTTATTGCTTTGCTGGGGTTATTAATTTTTTGGGGTTGGGTAGTTTTTAGATTCTCACCAGAGTCTGATAGCAATCAAGATTACTGGGGAGCTTGGATCCTAAGCATCTCTGCGCTTTCTGTCGTTATTGTTGCGGGATTGTTTAATACAACGTTACATCATGAGCATGGGCAACTAGCAATGTTGGGTTTTGGGGTTTTCTTCTCGATTTTAAAACGTGATGGAGTTATTTAG
- the hldE gene encoding bifunctional D-glycero-beta-D-manno-heptose-7-phosphate kinase/D-glycero-beta-D-manno-heptose 1-phosphate adenylyltransferase HldE has product MSLQIPAFDQARVLVVGDVMLDRYWSGQTSRISPEAPVPVVHVNTNARDERPGGAANVALNIASLGGQVSLLGYIGDDEAGESLSRVLQQRAVKTRFITLDNTPTITKLRILSRHQQLIRLDFEEGFLGRDHSVLLAQFTQLLAEVDVVVLSDYRKGTLEHARQLVALARAAGKPVVVDPKAQDFASYQGATVITPNLAEFREAVGDWLDEADLVRRGQALLQRCELDNLLLTRSEQGMTLLRPDAAPVNLPTRAQEVFDVTGAGDTVVAVLAASMGAGLSVEHAMALANLAAGIVVGKVGTATVSVPELHKALQQHKAQLKGVVSEAQLLAAVQEARIHGERVVMTNGCFDILHVGHVTYLQEARKLGDRLIVAVNTDASVRALKGETRPVNTMANRMKMLAALACVDWVVDFSEDTPERLICAVKPDLLVKGGDNDPQKIPGNRCVWESGGDVVVLSFVDGVSTTNTIARIQNMAKES; this is encoded by the coding sequence ATGAGTTTACAAATTCCAGCCTTTGATCAGGCGCGTGTATTGGTTGTTGGTGATGTGATGCTTGACCGCTATTGGTCGGGACAGACTTCGCGCATTTCCCCAGAAGCTCCGGTTCCGGTGGTGCATGTGAATACCAATGCGCGTGATGAACGCCCTGGTGGTGCGGCAAACGTGGCGTTAAACATTGCCAGTCTTGGTGGGCAGGTGAGCTTGCTGGGGTATATCGGCGACGATGAAGCGGGTGAGTCCTTATCACGTGTTTTGCAGCAGCGTGCGGTGAAAACCCGTTTTATTACCCTCGACAATACGCCAACGATTACCAAATTACGCATCCTCAGCCGCCATCAGCAATTGATTCGTCTGGACTTTGAGGAAGGTTTTTTGGGGCGTGACCACAGTGTGTTACTGGCACAGTTTACGCAGTTGTTGGCAGAGGTGGATGTGGTGGTGCTGTCGGATTACCGCAAAGGTACGCTGGAACACGCCCGACAATTGGTGGCTTTGGCACGGGCGGCGGGTAAGCCAGTGGTGGTTGACCCCAAAGCGCAGGATTTTGCGAGTTACCAAGGGGCAACAGTGATTACCCCGAATCTGGCGGAATTTCGGGAAGCAGTGGGTGACTGGTTGGACGAAGCAGATTTGGTGCGGCGTGGGCAGGCATTATTGCAACGCTGCGAACTCGACAATTTATTGCTGACCCGCAGCGAACAGGGGATGACATTATTACGCCCGGATGCTGCACCGGTTAATTTGCCCACTCGTGCGCAGGAAGTGTTCGATGTGACGGGCGCGGGGGATACGGTGGTGGCGGTATTAGCCGCTAGCATGGGTGCGGGTTTAAGCGTGGAACACGCAATGGCATTGGCTAATTTGGCTGCGGGCATTGTGGTGGGCAAGGTAGGCACGGCTACGGTGAGTGTGCCTGAATTACACAAAGCGTTGCAGCAGCATAAAGCGCAGCTCAAAGGCGTGGTCTCAGAAGCGCAATTACTGGCGGCGGTGCAAGAAGCGCGTATCCACGGCGAACGGGTGGTGATGACCAACGGTTGTTTTGATATTTTGCACGTCGGTCATGTCACGTATTTGCAAGAAGCTCGCAAATTAGGCGATCGTTTAATCGTTGCGGTGAATACCGATGCGTCGGTGCGGGCGTTGAAAGGCGAGACGCGCCCGGTCAATACGATGGCAAATCGCATGAAAATGCTGGCAGCATTGGCTTGTGTCGATTGGGTGGTGGATTTTAGTGAGGATACGCCAGAACGATTGATTTGTGCGGTTAAACCCGATTTGCTGGTCAAGGGTGGAGATAATGATCCGCAGAAAATTCCGGGTAATCGCTGTGTGTGGGAGAGCGGCGGCGATGTGGTGGTGTTGAGTTTTGTTGATGGGGTTTCCACCACCAATACCATTGCACGGATTCAGAATATGGCGAAGGAGTCTTGA